One genomic region from Osmerus mordax isolate fOsmMor3 chromosome 4, fOsmMor3.pri, whole genome shotgun sequence encodes:
- the snx22 gene encoding sorting nexin-22: MIGILIPSLEKEVDESGKLRKLFRVEILFNGRKHFVLRRHSEFQNLHRKLRKIVPTPDFPSKRHPHLRTKPLEQRRQELEDYIQEIFYQNDEVPQIVLDFLDIKHFHSGSKLSLSLESLDNMGPQSYSCQLQHQVLGFCKDPYLKVSASDLPDIVADGVFQGLYHRNIRVSFTANTSPPAQPQPSRPDPLSACI; encoded by the exons ATGATTGGAATATTGATTCCATCGCTCGAGAAGGAGGTCGACGAATCGGGAAAGTTAAGAAAG CTTTTCCGAGTTGAGATCTTGTTCAATGGCAGGAAACACTTTGTGCTGAGAAGACACAGTGAATTCCAGAACCTGCACAGAAAG CTGAGGAAGATCGTACCAACCCCAGACTTCCCTAGTAAGAGACACCCTCATTTAAGAACTAAACCTTTGGAACAGAGAAGGCAGGAACTGGAAGACTACATTCAG GAGATCTTCTACCAAAATGATGAAGTTCCCCAGATTGTACTTGATTTTCTGGATATCAAACACTTCCATTCAGGGAGCAAGCTGAGCCTAAGCCTTGA GTCACTGGACAATATGGGTCCTCAGAGCTACAG CTGTCAGCTGCAACATCAGGTGCTTGGATTCTGCAAGGATCCCTATCTTAAAGTCTCTGCCTCAG ACCTTCCTGATATTGTTGCGGATGGAGTCTTCCAGGGCTTGTACCACAGAAACATCCGGGTCAGCTTCACAGCCAacaccagccctccagcccagccccagccctccagaccaGACCCTCTCAGTGCCTGTATTTGA